The following DNA comes from Pelagicoccus enzymogenes.
AAAGTCGGATGCACCGTCCTACGCTAAACTGGACGCATGACCCAAAAGACGACCACCTTGGATTTGCGGGAAATCGTCTGCGACCAGCGGCACTGCCTTGTCTTCCAGCGCCTTTCGGTTCTCGAGCCGGGCGACTGGATCATCCTCGTGAACGACCATCACCCCGGGCCCCTGGGACAGCAGTTGCATTCAAAATACGGAGACCGACTTTCCTGGTCCCTGGGCAAGGTGACGGAGAACGAGTTCCAAGGCAACCT
Coding sequences within:
- a CDS encoding DUF2249 domain-containing protein, whose product is MTQKTTTLDLREIVCDQRHCLVFQRLSVLEPGDWIILVNDHHPGPLGQQLHSKYGDRLSWSLGKVTENEFQGNLQLS